In the Carboxydothermus hydrogenoformans Z-2901 genome, ATACCGGGCAGGGTATCTTTTTTGAGCTTTTGGACCAAAAGGAAAAATTATTGATAAACCACATTCGGGTTGCCCGGTCCCTGATTAACGTTATCGAAAATGCCTTTGCCGCCACTGCCAATAAACCCGATGGAAGGGTTACCATAAAAACATATAAAGAGGGGAATTACATCTGCTTTGAAATTGCCGATAATGGGGTCGGAATACCTCCGGAAATACAAGAGGAAATTTGGACCTGGGGATTTAGTTTAAAGGAAAAAAAGTCGGGACTGGGATTGCCCTTTGTTAAAAGAGTGGTGGAAAACCATAACGGTTATATTCAGCTTCACTCGGAAGTAAATAAAGGAACTACGGTAAAAATATTTTTACCTTTGGGGGGATATGGTGAGAGTACTCATAATTGATGACGATGAAGGCATTCGCTACACTGTGGGGGAAATTATTGCCTTTATGGGCTGGGAAGCGATTAAAGCGGAAAACGGAGCAATAGGCATTGAAAAATTTGTGCGGGAAAAGCCGGATATGGTGCTGGTGGATTATCACATGCCAGCGTTAGATGGGTTGGATACGGTGGAAAGGATTCGGGAAATTGATCAAGGGGTTCCGATAATTGTTCTGACAGTAGATGAACGTCAACAAATTGCCGATAAATTTTTGGAAGTGGGAGCTTCTGACTTTGCTTTAAAACCAATTAAGGCACCGGATTTAATTGCAAGGCTAAAAGTACATGCGCGCATGATTGAGATAAATCGCTCGCAGGAGAAAAAAGATCAGGATGGATTTTTGGCCAAGGGAATTAATAAAAAAACCTTCAATTTAATTGTAGAGTATCTTAAAGAGCAAAAGGAACCGCAAACCATAGAGGAAATTACTGAAGGAGTGGGCCTTGCCTACCCAACAGTACACCGGTATTTACTGTATATGGTAAATGAAGGTATAGTGAGTATCGAGTGTGACTACGGTCGCATTGGCCGTCCCAAGAATAAATATAAATTAGTATAAATTTCGGGACAGTCCCTAAAATTATACTTAAAGTATAAAAAAGGGGACTGTCCCTTTTTGTATACAATGAGAAATATGAGAAAAAATAGAAAATTATTTAATAATGTGAAATAATATTAAAAAAATAAATCGGAGCGAGGGCTATGGAAAAGATTTTGGAAGTAAAAGATTTAAAAACTTATTTTTACAGTTCAGGGAAAGAAATTCGGGCAGTTGATGGTGTTAGTTTTACCCTGAACCGGGGAGAAATTTTGGGAATTGTTGGTGAATCAGGTTCAGGAAAATCGGTTACTTCCCTTTCTATTATGCGGCTTGTTCCTTCACCTCCCGGGAAGATAGTTGGAGGAGAAATTATTTTTGCCGGTGAGGATCTTTTAAAATTAAGCGAAAAAGAAATGCGCAAAATTCGCGGTGAAAAAATATCCATGATCTTTCAAGATCCGATGACTTCGCTAAATCCCGTTTTTACCATAGAGGAGCAACTTTTAGAGGTGTTTCGGGTACATAAAAAGTTAAGTAAAAAGGAAGCCCGGGAAAAAGCTGTGGAACTATTAAAAAAAGTTGGAATTCCGGAAGCAGAAAGACGCCTTAAAAGTTATCCTCATCAGTTTAGCGGTGGGATGCGCCAAAGGGTTATGATTGCCATGGCCCTAGCCTTAAATCCGGCCCTATTAATTGCCGATGAACCAACCACTGCCCTGGACGTCACCATTCAAGCCCAGATTTTAGCTTTAATGAAGGAACTGCAGAAAGAGTACGGGACATCCATCATAATGATTACCCATGATCTTGGGGTTGTGGCGGAAATGTGCCACAAGGTGCTGGTGATGTATGCGGGAAGACCGGTAGAGTTTGCCGATGTCAAGACTCTTTTTGCCAACCCCAAGCATCCGTATACCCTCGGGCTTTTAAACTCAATTCCCAGGCTTAAAGAGCAAAAGACCCGTTTAACCCCAATTGAAGGTTCACCACCGGATTTGGGGAATTTGCCCAGGGGATGTGCTTTTTATCCCCGTTGCAGTTTTAAACAAGAAGTATGCAGTCAAGTTAAACCGGATTTCCTGGAATTACCGGACCGCAAAATTGCCTGTCATTTATACCAGGGGGTTTTGGATGATGCAGCCGCTTCTTGAAGTAAGAAACCTCAAAAAATATTTTCCGGTAGGGAAGGGCTTCGGTCCGTTTAAAGAAAAAAGATGGTTAAAAGCAGTTGATGACGTGTCTTTTACGTTATATAAAGGGGAAACTTTGGGGTTAGTGGGGGAATCGGGATGCGGTAAATCGACGACCGGTCGTGCAATTCTGCGCTTAATTGAGCCGACTTCCGGAGAGGTTATCTTTGAGGGAGAGAACATTTTAACATTAACTCAAAAAGAGATGCGAAAAAAAAGAAGAGAAATGCAAATTATTTTTCAGGACCCTTTTGCTTCATTGGACCCGCGGATGACCGTTGCGGAAATTATTGCTGAACCGTTACGGATTTTTAAATACAAAGAAAACATTAAAAAAAGGGTGGAAGAATTAATCGAGAAGGTTGGTTTGAGCCGTTCGCATTTGGACCGTTATCCCCATGAGTTTTCCGGAGGCCAGCGCCAAAGAATTGGCATTGCCCGGGCTTTGGCCCTAAATCCCAAATTAATTGTCTGCGATGAGCCGGTTTCTGCTTTGGATGTTTCCGTTCAGGCTCAGGTTATCAATCTTTTGGAAGATTTACAAAAAGAATACGGACTAACTTATATCTTTATCGCTCACGATTTAAGTGTTGTCAAACATATTAGCCAGCGAGTCGCGGTAATGTATTTAGGAAAAATAGTGGAATCAGGACCGGTGGAGCTAATTTTTAATCAACCCAAACATCCGTACACTATCGCGTTACTCTCGGCGATTCCGGTACCGGAGCCCGGGGCCAAAAAAGAAAGAATAATTTTAGAAGGAGATGTTCCAAGTCCCATAAACCCTCCAGCGGGCTGTAGTTTTCATCCCCGCTGTCCTGACAAAAAACCGATTTGTACTGAAGTTATGCCTGAACCTGTGGAACTGGAAAATGGGCACGTGGTGAGGTGCCATTTGTATAGCGGGGAGGTGAAAAAGGGGATATAGAATATTTTTATAGAGTTTTAGCAAATGCATAAGAAAATAAGCAAAATGGAGGAGGGAAAAGTTTTGCGGAAAATTAAGGTAGTATCCTTTTTGGTTCTCTTAGCTTTTGTATTTACTTTAACTGCTTGCGGGGGAAATACGGCTAAAAATGAAACTAAAGAAACAAAAGAAAAAGTATTTGTTTTTGCCAAATCCGGTGATCCGGTAGGCCTGGATCCAGCAAACGTTACCGATGGGGAGTCAATTTATGTAACCCAGCAAATATTTGAAACCCTGGTGAAATATAAGGATGACAATACCGAAGTGGTTCCCGGGCTTGCCGAGTCCTGGGAAACTTCTAAAGACGGGCTTACCTGGACTTTTCATCTCCGGAAAGGCGTAAAGTTCCACGATGGCACACCGTTTAATGCGGAAGCGGTGAAATTTAATTTTGACCGCTGGATGAATAAAAACAATCCTTACCATCACGGAGAGTTTGAGTATTACGGTTACATGTTTGGTGGTTATCCTGGAGTGATTAAGGAGGTTAAGGTGGTTGATGAATATACCGTCCAAATTACTTTAAAAACTCCTTTAGCTCCCTTCTTATCCAACCTGGCAATGCCCAGTTTTGCTATTTCCAGTCCTGAAGCTATTAAAAAATATGGGCAGGATTACTTTAAACATCCGGTGGGTACCGGTCCATTTAAATTTGTCGAATGGAAAAAAGATGACCGGGTGGTTTTAGAGCGGTTTGATGAATACTGGGGAGGAAAAGCCAACTTTGCCAAGGTTATTTTCCGTACAATTCCCGACAATTCGGCCCGACTCATGGAATTAAAGTCGGGTAATGTGGATGCAATAACTGACATAAATCCTGATGATGTGGAGGCGGTTAAAAATGACCCCAACCTGCAGTTACTGTTACGACCTTCTATGAACGTTGGGTACCTTGCGATGAACACTGAAAAGAAACCTTTTGATAATGTTAAAGTTAGACAGGCAATTAACTATGCTATTAATAAAAAAGCGTTAGTGGATGCTTTTTACGGCGGTCTTGCCAAGCCCGCCAAGAACCCCTTGCCACCGTCCCTTTGGGGTTATAACGATGAAATTCAAGACTACGAATATGATCCGGCCAAGGCCAAAGCTCTGTTAGCGGAAGCGGGATATCCCAATGGCTTTACCACCACCTTATGGGCAATGCCGGTGGCAAGACCTTACATGCCGCAACCGAAACAAATAGCAGAAGCAATTCAAAAAGACTTAGAGGCGGTTGGAATTAAAGCAAAAATTGTAACTTATGACTGGGCTACTTACTTAAAGAAAGGTGAAAATGGGGAGCATGACTTATATCTCCTGGGTTGGACCGGCGACAACGGCGACCCCGATAACTTCCTTTATGTATTGCTGGATAAAGACAATGCCAAGAAAGGTTCTGCTTCCAACGTTGCTTTCTATAAAAATGATAAAGTTCATGAATTATTAATAAAGGCCCAGCAGGAAAGTGACCAGACCAAGCGTGCCGAGTACTACAAAGAAGCTCAAGTAATTATTCATAATGATGCTCCTTGGGTTCCCCTGGTTCACTCAACGCCACCGGTGGCAGCCAGGAAATCGGTTAAAAACTGGATACCTCATCCCACCGGTAGTGAATGTTTCTTTAAAGTTGATAAAGAAGAGTAACACGGGTTATAAAGAAGGGGGTAAATAACCCCCTTCTTTTAAAAATGGAGGTATACTGTGTATGGCCAACTATATAGTGAGAAGATTATTACAACTGATTCCGGTACTCTTCGGGATAACCTTTCTTTCTTTTATGCTCATACATTTTATTCCCGGCGATCCGGTGACGGTTATTCTTGGAGAACATGCTTCACCGGAAAGGGCAGCGGAACTACGAGAGCAATTGGGTTTAAACGACCCTTTATATAAGCAGTATTTAAAGTTTTTGAATAACTTACTCCATGGAGACCTGGGACGTTCGATTATAACCCATGAAAAAGTCCTAAAAGAATTGGCAACCTTTTTTCCGGCAACGGTCGAGTTAACGCTTGCTGCCATGTTTATTGCTACCATTATCGGAATTGCAGCAGGAATTGTGGCAGCGGTTAAGCAGTATTCGTGGTTTGATAATTTAAGTATGATTGGAGCTTTAACGGGGGTTTCCATGCCGATTTTTTGGCTGGGTTTGATGCTTATATACCTTTTTGCCCAAGTTTTAGGGTGGCTTCCTCCGTCCGCCCGTTTAAGCATTGAATATTCGGTTCCAACTGTTACCAATTTATACTTGATTGATACTTTATTGGCGGGCAACTGGGCGGCGTTTAAGGATGCTTTAGCCCACCTAATCTTACCGGCTTTAGCTTTAGGAACAATTCCAATGTCGATTATTGCCCGCATGACCCGGAGTTCGATGCTGGAGGTTTTACGCCAGGACTACATCCGTACTGCCCGGGCCAAAGGTCTTGGAGAAGCAACGGTAATTTTAAAACACGCTTTAAAAAATGCTTTTTTACCGGTAGTAACCGTTATTGGTTTGCAGTTTGGGTACCTTTTAGGCGGGGCGGTCATGACCGAAACGGTGTTTTCCTGGCCGGGGGTAGGACGGTATATTTATCAAGCCATTATGGCCAGGGATTTTCCCGTGGTTCAGGGTAGTATCACAATTATCGCCTTAATTTTTGTTTTAATTAATTTAATTGTCGATATTTTATATACGGTAATAGACCCCCGAATCCGGTATCAGTAGCAGGAGGATAGCGATGGGTAAATTTTGGGAAAAAGACTGGATAAAACGCCTTTTGCAGAATAAAGCGGCGGTGGTAGGTTTAATTATTGTCTTACTATTACTCTTTGCTGCAATTTTTGCTCCCGTGCTTGCTCCCTATGACCCGATAAAAGATGGAAGTTTACAAAATAGGTTAAAACCTCCTTCTTCGGAGCATTTGCTTGGTACCGATAAGCTGGGTAGGGATATTTTAAGCCGCATAATTTTTGGAGCACGAATTTCGGTAGAAATTGGCGTGATTTCTGTAGGTTTGGCGTTAATCGTTGGTACGTTAATGGGTTTAATTGCCGGTTATTATGGTGGCTTACTTGACTCTTTTCTTATGCGGATTGTTGATATTATTTTAGCTTTTCCCAGCATTCTTTTGGCTATTGCCATTACTTCGGTTTTGGGGCCCAGTTTAAATAACGCGATGATTGCTGTGGGAATTGTAATGGTACCAAGTTTTGCCCGGGTAGTACGGTCTACGGTGTTAAGTTTAAAAGAAATGGA is a window encoding:
- a CDS encoding response regulator — protein: MVRVLIIDDDEGIRYTVGEIIAFMGWEAIKAENGAIGIEKFVREKPDMVLVDYHMPALDGLDTVERIREIDQGVPIIVLTVDERQQIADKFLEVGASDFALKPIKAPDLIARLKVHARMIEINRSQEKKDQDGFLAKGINKKTFNLIVEYLKEQKEPQTIEEITEGVGLAYPTVHRYLLYMVNEGIVSIECDYGRIGRPKNKYKLV
- a CDS encoding ABC transporter ATP-binding protein, whose translation is MEKILEVKDLKTYFYSSGKEIRAVDGVSFTLNRGEILGIVGESGSGKSVTSLSIMRLVPSPPGKIVGGEIIFAGEDLLKLSEKEMRKIRGEKISMIFQDPMTSLNPVFTIEEQLLEVFRVHKKLSKKEAREKAVELLKKVGIPEAERRLKSYPHQFSGGMRQRVMIAMALALNPALLIADEPTTALDVTIQAQILALMKELQKEYGTSIIMITHDLGVVAEMCHKVLVMYAGRPVEFADVKTLFANPKHPYTLGLLNSIPRLKEQKTRLTPIEGSPPDLGNLPRGCAFYPRCSFKQEVCSQVKPDFLELPDRKIACHLYQGVLDDAAAS
- a CDS encoding ABC transporter ATP-binding protein is translated as MMQPLLEVRNLKKYFPVGKGFGPFKEKRWLKAVDDVSFTLYKGETLGLVGESGCGKSTTGRAILRLIEPTSGEVIFEGENILTLTQKEMRKKRREMQIIFQDPFASLDPRMTVAEIIAEPLRIFKYKENIKKRVEELIEKVGLSRSHLDRYPHEFSGGQRQRIGIARALALNPKLIVCDEPVSALDVSVQAQVINLLEDLQKEYGLTYIFIAHDLSVVKHISQRVAVMYLGKIVESGPVELIFNQPKHPYTIALLSAIPVPEPGAKKERIILEGDVPSPINPPAGCSFHPRCPDKKPICTEVMPEPVELENGHVVRCHLYSGEVKKGI
- a CDS encoding ABC transporter substrate-binding protein encodes the protein MRKIKVVSFLVLLAFVFTLTACGGNTAKNETKETKEKVFVFAKSGDPVGLDPANVTDGESIYVTQQIFETLVKYKDDNTEVVPGLAESWETSKDGLTWTFHLRKGVKFHDGTPFNAEAVKFNFDRWMNKNNPYHHGEFEYYGYMFGGYPGVIKEVKVVDEYTVQITLKTPLAPFLSNLAMPSFAISSPEAIKKYGQDYFKHPVGTGPFKFVEWKKDDRVVLERFDEYWGGKANFAKVIFRTIPDNSARLMELKSGNVDAITDINPDDVEAVKNDPNLQLLLRPSMNVGYLAMNTEKKPFDNVKVRQAINYAINKKALVDAFYGGLAKPAKNPLPPSLWGYNDEIQDYEYDPAKAKALLAEAGYPNGFTTTLWAMPVARPYMPQPKQIAEAIQKDLEAVGIKAKIVTYDWATYLKKGENGEHDLYLLGWTGDNGDPDNFLYVLLDKDNAKKGSASNVAFYKNDKVHELLIKAQQESDQTKRAEYYKEAQVIIHNDAPWVPLVHSTPPVAARKSVKNWIPHPTGSECFFKVDKEE
- a CDS encoding ABC transporter permease, which gives rise to MANYIVRRLLQLIPVLFGITFLSFMLIHFIPGDPVTVILGEHASPERAAELREQLGLNDPLYKQYLKFLNNLLHGDLGRSIITHEKVLKELATFFPATVELTLAAMFIATIIGIAAGIVAAVKQYSWFDNLSMIGALTGVSMPIFWLGLMLIYLFAQVLGWLPPSARLSIEYSVPTVTNLYLIDTLLAGNWAAFKDALAHLILPALALGTIPMSIIARMTRSSMLEVLRQDYIRTARAKGLGEATVILKHALKNAFLPVVTVIGLQFGYLLGGAVMTETVFSWPGVGRYIYQAIMARDFPVVQGSITIIALIFVLINLIVDILYTVIDPRIRYQ
- the nikC gene encoding nickel transporter permease — encoded protein: MGKFWEKDWIKRLLQNKAAVVGLIIVLLLLFAAIFAPVLAPYDPIKDGSLQNRLKPPSSEHLLGTDKLGRDILSRIIFGARISVEIGVISVGLALIVGTLMGLIAGYYGGLLDSFLMRIVDIILAFPSILLAIAITSVLGPSLNNAMIAVGIVMVPSFARVVRSTVLSLKEMEFVEAARAIGATDFTILFRHILPNSMAPIIVQGTMNIGTAILDAAGLSFLGLGAQPPTPEWGAMLVDARELLVKAPWVAFFPGLAIMLNVLGFNLLGDGLRDALDPRLKQ